The Bacillus sp. F19 DNA segment ATATCTAAACGTTCATCAACCCAATCATAAATTTTGTTTAACATTGATTACGCCTCCTTTCGCGGTTTAGCTGAACCAAGATACAAAAATCCATCTTTCACTTCATTGACGAATACATCGAGTGGAGCAAGCGGCGGTGTGCCAGGTACATTTGTACCGTCTTTTTCATAGCGCCCATAGTGGCAAGGACAAAAGAATTGGTTAGGATTTTCAGGGTCACTGTTCCAGTTAACCGTGCATCCTAAATGTTTACATACAGGAGAAAGAGCAACTATATCCCCTTTGTCATTTTTAAAAACCCATGCTGATCTAGGTTCATCAGACTTGTGCCAGGCATCAACTTGTTTAATTTTAAAATTAAATCGTTGAGGTTCTTTAGTAATTTCATCTACATTCACTACCTGCACAAGATCTTGCTCTTCAACCTTGCCCAGTACAGGGTCGAGCGCAAAGCGAACCATTGGCATTAGCATACCCGCAGCCATGAAACCGCCTACACCTGTCAGCGTATAGTTGAGAAATTGTCGTCTTGAAACCCGATGTTTTTTCTCGCTCATCATTTTCCCCCCTCTATCTTAAGCTGAAGTCCGTCAGGACATACGATAAAACCATATAAAACTAGGACATTCTCATGATATATCAATCTTCCAGTAAGGTCAATATTATCCTTTTTTGGAACTTTAAAAATGTAAGGGTTTTTATGAAACCCTCCAAGATTGTAAGAAAATGTTCAAAATTTGACGCACTTGATCCTCAATCATTTTCCTTTTCAGGGACTCGTCCATATGTTCCATAGGAATTGGAGGAAGATAGATCACGCTGTCCTTATGCGGACCGCCTTCATTTCGCCACAATTCATCGCTCGTCACGAAAAAAATATGCTTGAAATTGTCCTTTAATTCATGATACCATTGTAAAATTGTTTTTTCACTGTCATGCATTTGTCCTGATATGTACGTGCAGGCTGGAAGCAAAAAAACTCTTCCTTTAAGCTGGCGTTCAAGGTCTTCTGTGATCAGTGATGTATACTCTCCCTCTCCCGCCAAAGATTTCAGATTATTTCCAAATCCTATTTGAACAAGCGGGATTATGGCGGTATCTACATATTCTTTTGACTGAAGAAACATGTTTGTGTCTTCTGATGTCCATTTCATGACTTACATCTCCCTCTGCTTATTATGTAATAATTATATAGGTATTATTTGTGTTTGTTAATAAGGTTTTGAAATTGTGACAGATATTGGCTTTTCAGCTCATTGTGAAGAACCTTTTGTTCCAAAATCAGTCTTATCAATTCTTACTTTAAATGTTATTTCTGCTTCGCTGAATTTCTTATCCCATTGCTTTCCATACTTTCTCCAATATGAAGGATGCTGATTTTTAACATACTGAAAGAGACCGGCCACACCTGTCTTATACTCGTGCTGAAGCATAAAAACTAAAAGCCCCTTCATTTTAGAAGGGGCTGTATTTTTAAGTTTTTTGGTATTTTTTTCTAAACAAAATCGTTCCCAATATCAGCAAGAGAGCTCCTATCACCATGTAAGTATAGGTATTTGTCGATGTCGCAGGAAGCTTATTGTTTTCATTCTTCGAATCTGTTTCACCTGCTGTTTTGCTTTCTGAGAGATGTTCATTGGATGTATTTGGGCCCTGAACTGTTTCGTTTTCTTCATCAATGTCAATCGGACCCGGAGGATTTTCCCCTTCTGCCGGAGGCTCAGTCCTTTCATTTTCAAGAGATAAAATGAATGTACCTCCAAGCTCCCGATCCACTAAGTCAACCGTTACTTGCTGTTCACTGGAAACCTTGTATTTTTTACCGCTGTATAAATCAATAACATCAGCTACTTTTTCAAATGGCACATCAATTGTTATCTGCTGATCTTCTTCTGTCGTGTTTAATCCGATAACCAGAGATTGATCTTTGTATTCTCTTTTGAAGACAAGGTATCCATCTTCATTGCTGCCTGCTACTTTTGTCCGATCTCCTTTTGCAAAAATGCTTGAATAGTCTTTACGGATGTTTAATAGCTTCTGGTAGTGAGTTAACAGATCATTATTTTCCGTATTGTCCCAGTCAAGATTGTATCGATTTTCATTAAACTCGCCTTTATCCATGTCGCCAGCGTGTTTTCCAGTTTGCCCAAGCTCTTCTCCGTAATAGATAACCGGCTGTCCTTTGGCTGTTATTTGAAGAGCAGCAGCAATTTTCTGCTTGCTTTTATCTCCGCCTGCGTGCGCCAGCAAGAAACCGTCTTCATCATGGCTGCTCAGGAACTGTCCCATTGTCGCTGTGTTCGAGAGCTTGCCGCCCCGCTCCTCAAGTCTTGCTTCAACAGCTTCAATCTCACCATTAATAAAATCTCTTGCTTCGTATTTAAAATTGAAATCCAGCAGAGAATCCATCTGTCCGCTGTTTAAATAGCCGCCTGTATTATCAATGCCGCCGCCATAATACTCCCCAATTAGTTTAAAATCAGGATTTACTTTAGTCAGTTCATTTTTAAATGCTTTCCATGTTGTCTCTTCCACATGTTTCACAGTGTCTACCCGGAAGTAGTCAATTGCATTTCCTTTTTTGGTTTTGTGCGATGCCCACGCTGTCTGCCAGTCAATGATTTGCTCTCTTACAGCCGGATCTTCTGTAATCAGGTCCGGCAGTCCGGCAAGCTCGCCTTTTATGACATCCGTCCCTCCGCTGCGAAGCATACCTTTGAAGCGTTCACGATCTTCATCCAGAGGAAAGTTGGGGATGTTCTGTTCATTCTTGTCCGTTTCTTTTAATCCATAGCCGGTATGATTCAATACAACATCGACCATAATCTTTATATTTCGTTCATGTGCCTTATCAAGTAATTCATTCAAATCTTCCATCTTGCCAAGGTGTTCATCAAGCTTTGAGAAGTCCTTTGCCCAATATCCGTGGTAACCGTATTGATTGCCGTTTTTATTATGACGAAGATCCCAATCAATATTATCCACAATTGGAGTAATCCAGATTGTATTAATGCCAAGATCATCAAGATAGTCAAGCTTTTCGGTTATACCTTTAAAATCTCCGCCGTGATACGATTCAGGATGATTCACATCATATCCTTCATTATTGGGATCGTTATTCCCTTTGTCGCCATCATTGAACCGGTCAGTCAGCATAAAATAAATTCTTGCCTCGTCCCAGTCAAAATCTCCTTCTCCTCCGGAAACTCTTGGTTTTACTGAAATCGCTGCTGTTGTTGTATGTTTGTTGCCAAATTCATCAACAGCTGTAACCGGAATTTCTTTATCACCGGCAGGCACCGAACCCTTTACTGACAAAGTCACTTCTTTTAATTGAGGATCGATCTGCAAGGCATCCGGTCCTCCAATAGATGAGGCATCAGCATACATATCTGAAAACAGGATTTTCTCCTGATCAGATTTTATATCCAAACTCAAGACGGCATTCTGATTGGATGTCACTTCTTTTGGAGATACAGCTGCTTTCATCTTTACTTTTGGAATAACGTAGTCGATATATGATTTTTCATAATATAGATCTGTTACTTCTTTCGTTGTTCCGCCCATTGTGACAAGATACTTGTATTCGTACTTACCCTCTTTTGGCAGATCAAATGTATATAAGAAATATTCATTTTTCTCATCATATTTCATGTCAAATTGCTTTCCGTCAATTTTTAATTTTACATGATCAATATCAGACATCGCATTGTTTTCGAATAGCTCCTGATCGCGATAGAAGAATGTTGCTTTTCCTTCCGATATGACAGGACCCTTTATCGCTGGAATTGTGTGAAACTCACCCTTTCCGCTTTCTACAAACACTTTTGTCATCGGCTGTGTGGGATCTGTTTCAATATATCTGTCTTGATCATATGGATCCTTTACAGCCCAGTCCTGACCTTTTCGAATGACAAATCCTATGTTCGTTGCCTCCGCTCCTATTTCAAACTTTGAAACGGCACCTTTATCAGTCTCATCAGTAAACAGCTTTTCGCCATCTTCAAGTCCCGTTTGCCAAGTCCATATATTCCAGCCGTCATAATCGGCGTCCTCTCTGGAATACGTAAACAGTACATACCTTTTAACCGGACTGTTCAACTCACTTGTTTTAAAAGAAAGCGAGAGATCCTGCTCTAATGCTGTTCCTGATTTTTCTCCGGTGATGAATTGCTTTGGAACAGTCAGCGTATAGTCTTGCGCTTTTTGCAGAATCTCAGGAACTATTTTCAGCTGGTTTGCATCCGCAGTAATTTCTGACTTTACAGCCTGTCCACCATTTTCTTTAAGGGAAATGCTATTCGGCAGCTCCAGTTTTATAGACTCATTAAACGTCAGGATAATTGGTGAAGTTGTTTTAACATCCGCAGCTCCATCAGCAGGTGCTGCTGAAGTAAGTTCAAGCTGTTTTGCATCGATGATTCCTTTCATGGTATATTCAGCGCTATAGACAGATTGCTTATTTGAATAATCTTTTTCATTCCATGAACCTGCAGTAGTATTTCCGCTTGCCTCAGGGCTTACATCAAATGCACCATGTTCAGCAGCAGTATTTCCGCTTAATACGGCAATTGCTTTTAGTGCATCATTATTTTCAAGCCCCAGTTCACTTAATGGGATTCTTCCTTCAAATCCCTTCGTGCGGTCAGAAGCGAACTGTGCACCTTTGATATTTTCCCAAGTGGAAAGTCTGGGATGATTAAAATCATCAGCACTGTATAACGCAGCTTCCGCTATTTCACGATCATTCTTTATTCTTGAAACGATATGAAACTGAGGTTTTGCATCTGTACCTCCAAAATGGAATGGTGCTCCCCATGGATTTCCTTGCACATTAGAATCTTCGTTATTTACGTTTAATGCCAGATTCATGAACATGCCATTGTCGCCCCAGTTTGGGACATTTTTAGCATCGACCCAGTAATAGAGAAACTGGCTGTCATTTTTCAGATGGACATCTCCGAGATGAAATCCTTCATATCCCGGGTTTGAAGATGATGCAAGCGGTTCTATTCCTGTCCAGTCATCATCGTTTCCATCAACCGTAATCACATTCTGTTCAGCAGCGGCAAACGCCTGCCAAGAACTCATTACACCACTGGACAGAAGCAGAATAATTAACAGAATGGATGTCCATTTCCTTCTCATTCTCTTCATCCCATTTCCTCCTTTTGCTGTAAGCGAAATCGGTTGCGCTGTTTAGTTGCTACACATATAAACGATTACAATTATCAATGATATTTTGTCATGTTTCGACCGATAAATCAATTGAAAATTCTGAATAAAAGATTAAAAAAAGAACCTCATCTAATGGAGGTTCTTCCTTATTTCAAACATTTCAGTTTTTCAGTCAAGCTTTCAAATGCTTCTTTATCCTGGCGGTCAAGTGCGTCATCAATCATTTGAAGTAATTTTTCTTTTTGGAACGTTTGAATCGATTGCTCTAATATGCGTTCAGCTACTACACGGTCTTTTTCATTAATGTTGAGATGTTTCGGCATAAATGGATTGGCTTCAAGCACTGCTGCATAATTCGGCGATTGATAAGCCGAGCGGAAGTTGAGCTGAATGAACAGATCCTCGTCTTTATTTAACCGAATGTCATGGAAGGATTTTTCTGCATCCGTTGTCATGACATTTTCTTTGTAAAAACGAAACGGCACTTCCTCTACGCAGTGGGTTGACATGATAATCCCGCGCGGACAATATTGGGCCTGCTCAACGAAATGCACTTTTTCCATCAGCGTGTCGTGACTCATTAAGTAATTCAAAATCCAAACACATTCTCGTCTTTTCAACTGATAATGATTTAAAAACCACCTGATAAAATCCTTCTTCTCAATGACAGATACAGGGGCCATCATATGCATTTCCCTCCTCTGCTAACTGTAGATTCTTATTCTTAAAGTTCAACAGATCCTAGGTGAAATCCTTCCGATTGGACGTTAAAAATCATTTTCTAATTGTATCAAAATCTCTTCGATTTCGACATTCGCCGGATCATGCTTTAATGCCTGGCGGAACATTTCCCTGGCGGCGGCGCGATTTCCGTCCTCTAGCAAGTAATAACCGTACTCTGTAAGAAAATCTGGTTCTTCCTTGAAGAAATTATATGCTCGCTGGTAATGGTTTAATGCATCCGAATATTGCTCTGTTTCATGATAAGCTCGTGCTAATTTGCGGTCATATTCAGGATCTTCCTCGCCGTACCTCATCACTTCTTTCAGACAGTCAATAACCTCTTCATATTTTTGCTCCTGCATATAAATATTTGTCAGTGTAATGGTTGCTTCGACATGCCCTGGATCAATGGCAATGGCTTGCTGAAGCAAGGCTGATGCTTCGTTTGGCTCATTATTTTTTAAAGCGATTTTCCCACCGTAAACATAAAGCTCTTTATTATACTCATCTGCCTTCAACCCGTCTTTTACTGTTTCAAGACTTTCCTTCAGCATGCCTTCTTCTTCATATGCTTTTGCTAAATATAAATAAAGAGATGTATATTCATGATCGAGCTCTTTTAATTTTAAAAACTGATCAATTGCTGTCTTGGGATAATTTGCTTGAAGTGCTGTAAATCCATAACCGAACAACGTGTGCAAATCTACTTGTTGATCGACTGCTTTTTCATAGTACGGAAGAGCTTCTTCAAATTCACCTGAAGCACTGATCGATTCTGCAAGCCTTTGATAGACATTGACTCCAGTTATAACTGTATGCTCTTTTAATACATCTGTAAAATAGGGTATGGCTTTGTGATAATGCCCCTGATGAAAATATAGTTCACCAAGAGCAAAGTCGATCACAGGTTCATTCGGCACCATTTTTTTGGCAGACAGCAGCTTTTGTTCACTTACTTCATTTAATCCCTGCATTTGATACAAATCAGCAGAAAGGATCAAAGCCTGAACATAAGCGGGGTCTGTTTCAGGGATTGTGCCCAGCAGTTCAATTGCTTTTTCTTCTTCGTCCATATCTATATAGACTTCTGCTAAAAATACCGTAACCTCAGATTCTTCCGGGTACAATAAATGCATGTCTTCCATTATATTCAGCGCATGCTCCGTATTGCCCCATTGGTAGTATTTTTCCGCAAGCAGAAATTTTTCTTCATCATGCAGAGTCTTCTCAAGTCCTGAAAGTTTTTTTAGGCCTTCTTCAGCTTGTCCTGACTCAACTAATTCTATTGCTTCAATTAGTGAATTTTTCAACATGTAACGCCCTTTCCAAGGAAATCCTTATGGGACAGCATTTGCAGCAAACCTGCCCGACATGGAGAATTCACACAACTCTCCAAATCCAGGCTTTATGCAAACTTTTTCATCCACTTTGATCAGCTGTCCCTTATGAATCGTAAATTTAGGAATATGATTATGATACCCGCTAGCGGACATTTCTTCAACTGAATTGAATCCA contains these protein-coding regions:
- a CDS encoding ubiquinol-cytochrome c reductase iron-sulfur subunit, with the protein product MSEKKHRVSRRQFLNYTLTGVGGFMAAGMLMPMVRFALDPVLGKVEEQDLVQVVNVDEITKEPQRFNFKIKQVDAWHKSDEPRSAWVFKNDKGDIVALSPVCKHLGCTVNWNSDPENPNQFFCPCHYGRYEKDGTNVPGTPPLAPLDVFVNEVKDGFLYLGSAKPRKEA
- a CDS encoding YpiF family protein, coding for MKWTSEDTNMFLQSKEYVDTAIIPLVQIGFGNNLKSLAGEGEYTSLITEDLERQLKGRVFLLPACTYISGQMHDSEKTILQWYHELKDNFKHIFFVTSDELWRNEGGPHKDSVIYLPPIPMEHMDESLKRKMIEDQVRQILNIFLQSWRVS
- a CDS encoding Ig-like domain-containing protein, with translation MKRMRRKWTSILLIILLLSSGVMSSWQAFAAAEQNVITVDGNDDDWTGIEPLASSSNPGYEGFHLGDVHLKNDSQFLYYWVDAKNVPNWGDNGMFMNLALNVNNEDSNVQGNPWGAPFHFGGTDAKPQFHIVSRIKNDREIAEAALYSADDFNHPRLSTWENIKGAQFASDRTKGFEGRIPLSELGLENNDALKAIAVLSGNTAAEHGAFDVSPEASGNTTAGSWNEKDYSNKQSVYSAEYTMKGIIDAKQLELTSAAPADGAADVKTTSPIILTFNESIKLELPNSISLKENGGQAVKSEITADANQLKIVPEILQKAQDYTLTVPKQFITGEKSGTALEQDLSLSFKTSELNSPVKRYVLFTYSREDADYDGWNIWTWQTGLEDGEKLFTDETDKGAVSKFEIGAEATNIGFVIRKGQDWAVKDPYDQDRYIETDPTQPMTKVFVESGKGEFHTIPAIKGPVISEGKATFFYRDQELFENNAMSDIDHVKLKIDGKQFDMKYDEKNEYFLYTFDLPKEGKYEYKYLVTMGGTTKEVTDLYYEKSYIDYVIPKVKMKAAVSPKEVTSNQNAVLSLDIKSDQEKILFSDMYADASSIGGPDALQIDPQLKEVTLSVKGSVPAGDKEIPVTAVDEFGNKHTTTAAISVKPRVSGGEGDFDWDEARIYFMLTDRFNDGDKGNNDPNNEGYDVNHPESYHGGDFKGITEKLDYLDDLGINTIWITPIVDNIDWDLRHNKNGNQYGYHGYWAKDFSKLDEHLGKMEDLNELLDKAHERNIKIMVDVVLNHTGYGLKETDKNEQNIPNFPLDEDRERFKGMLRSGGTDVIKGELAGLPDLITEDPAVREQIIDWQTAWASHKTKKGNAIDYFRVDTVKHVEETTWKAFKNELTKVNPDFKLIGEYYGGGIDNTGGYLNSGQMDSLLDFNFKYEARDFINGEIEAVEARLEERGGKLSNTATMGQFLSSHDEDGFLLAHAGGDKSKQKIAAALQITAKGQPVIYYGEELGQTGKHAGDMDKGEFNENRYNLDWDNTENNDLLTHYQKLLNIRKDYSSIFAKGDRTKVAGSNEDGYLVFKREYKDQSLVIGLNTTEEDQQITIDVPFEKVADVIDLYSGKKYKVSSEQQVTVDLVDRELGGTFILSLENERTEPPAEGENPPGPIDIDEENETVQGPNTSNEHLSESKTAGETDSKNENNKLPATSTNTYTYMVIGALLLILGTILFRKKYQKT
- a CDS encoding ReoY family proteolytic degradation factor produces the protein MMAPVSVIEKKDFIRWFLNHYQLKRRECVWILNYLMSHDTLMEKVHFVEQAQYCPRGIIMSTHCVEEVPFRFYKENVMTTDAEKSFHDIRLNKDEDLFIQLNFRSAYQSPNYAAVLEANPFMPKHLNINEKDRVVAERILEQSIQTFQKEKLLQMIDDALDRQDKEAFESLTEKLKCLK
- a CDS encoding tetratricopeptide repeat protein — protein: MLKNSLIEAIELVESGQAEEGLKKLSGLEKTLHDEEKFLLAEKYYQWGNTEHALNIMEDMHLLYPEESEVTVFLAEVYIDMDEEEKAIELLGTIPETDPAYVQALILSADLYQMQGLNEVSEQKLLSAKKMVPNEPVIDFALGELYFHQGHYHKAIPYFTDVLKEHTVITGVNVYQRLAESISASGEFEEALPYYEKAVDQQVDLHTLFGYGFTALQANYPKTAIDQFLKLKELDHEYTSLYLYLAKAYEEEGMLKESLETVKDGLKADEYNKELYVYGGKIALKNNEPNEASALLQQAIAIDPGHVEATITLTNIYMQEQKYEEVIDCLKEVMRYGEEDPEYDRKLARAYHETEQYSDALNHYQRAYNFFKEEPDFLTEYGYYLLEDGNRAAAREMFRQALKHDPANVEIEEILIQLENDF